One part of the Microbacterium saperdae genome encodes these proteins:
- a CDS encoding MFS transporter, whose product MTTTAPIVVPTASTPLGQAPAPTRPRARFGFVLAIVAQILMMVGASAPSPFYPVLAQDIGFDAIVISAVFAVYAVALLLTLLTAGSLSDHIGRRPVAIAGFLLLAGSMILFWHADAVAVLFLARILQGIASGLLISALSATVLDFAPGGRPGVAALWNALSPGIGLALGALASAVMLDVSGEALLDVFAPLSSAYVVLAALFFLIPETAPRKPGVWASLSFRLSIPSEIRADFWRGAPAVIAGWATGGLFLSLGANIVRGELGGEAHVWQGLGVVLLAGVGAVTAFVLRKIAARSMVLFGTSALAVGTLLSLIALGVESLPFYLVAAAVTGMGFGTAFSGVVGSLAPRIPATQRADTFAVIYLLAYLAFGVPAVVAGALVGVVGLEAVCVGYGVVVIALAAVAFGLRVRAGR is encoded by the coding sequence ATGACCACCACCGCGCCGATCGTCGTGCCGACGGCATCCACGCCCCTTGGGCAGGCCCCGGCGCCGACCCGCCCGCGCGCTCGATTCGGGTTCGTGCTGGCGATCGTGGCGCAGATCCTGATGATGGTCGGGGCGAGTGCGCCGTCGCCGTTCTATCCGGTGCTCGCGCAGGACATCGGGTTCGACGCGATCGTCATCAGTGCCGTGTTCGCGGTCTACGCCGTCGCACTGCTGCTCACTCTTCTCACGGCCGGATCCCTCTCGGACCACATCGGCCGCCGCCCGGTCGCGATCGCCGGGTTCCTGCTGCTGGCAGGGAGCATGATCCTTTTCTGGCACGCGGATGCCGTCGCGGTGCTGTTCCTCGCCCGTATCCTGCAGGGCATCGCGAGCGGTCTGCTGATCTCGGCGCTGTCGGCGACCGTGCTCGACTTCGCGCCCGGCGGTCGTCCGGGAGTCGCCGCCCTCTGGAACGCGCTCAGCCCCGGCATCGGACTCGCACTCGGGGCACTCGCCTCCGCCGTGATGCTCGACGTCAGCGGCGAGGCGCTGCTCGACGTGTTCGCTCCGCTGAGTTCCGCATACGTCGTGCTCGCCGCGCTGTTCTTCCTCATCCCCGAGACCGCGCCCCGCAAGCCGGGGGTGTGGGCGTCGCTGAGCTTCCGCCTGTCGATCCCCTCCGAGATCCGCGCCGACTTCTGGCGCGGAGCCCCTGCCGTGATCGCGGGCTGGGCGACCGGCGGACTGTTCCTGTCGCTCGGCGCCAACATCGTGCGCGGCGAGCTCGGCGGCGAGGCTCACGTCTGGCAGGGACTCGGCGTCGTGCTGCTCGCCGGAGTCGGCGCAGTGACCGCGTTCGTGCTGCGGAAGATCGCCGCCCGGTCGATGGTGCTGTTCGGCACCTCGGCCCTCGCCGTCGGCACCCTGCTGTCGCTGATCGCGCTCGGGGTGGAGTCGCTGCCGTTCTACCTCGTCGCCGCCGCCGTCACGGGCATGGGCTTCGGCACCGCGTTCTCGGGAGTGGTCGGCTCGCTCGCACCGCGCATCCCGGCCACCCAGCGCGCCGACACCTTCGCCGTCATCTACCTCCTCGCGTACCTGGCCTTCGGCGTTCCGGCCGTGGTCGCCGGAGCACTCGTGGGCGTCGTCGGACTCGAGGCCGTGTGCGTCGGGTACGGGGTCGTCGTGATCGCGCTGGCGGCGGTCGCGTTCGGGCTGCGGGTGCGGGCGGGGCGGTAG